In Mycolicibacterium aubagnense, the DNA window CGACTTCCGCCGGGTGATGCTCGGGCAGGCGGGGACGCAGCGCGGCCAGGTCGGCGACCGAGCGTGGGCCGTAGGTAGACGCTAGGAGCGCGGCTTGCCCAAGGGTGAACGTTTTCCGAAACTGTCGCGGCGCTAGTTCCAATACCGCAGTGCGTTGCACCTCGGTCATCGTGAGGACGAGGTCGGCGTCAAAGGCGATTGGCGGAGTCAGCTGCCGTGCGGTGAAACCGGTCGGATCACCACCTAGTCGGACCAAGACATCAGCGGCGAGCTCGTGTATCGGGTGTCCGATCATGGCGTGCACTCCCGCACTCGTGGCGGTGAAGTCGGCGATGCCCATCGGGGCGGCAGCCGCGACCGAAAGTCGTTCCGCGATAGGTGATCTGCAGATGTTCCCAGTGCAGACGAACAAGATGCGCAGCCCGACCTCCCAGAACAGTCCTAACGCAAACGTCAATACTCCTGTGCGCACGCACCTTACGTGCCACGATAAGCCCGTGAAGGGCATCATCCTAGCGGGCGGATCGGGCACGAGGCTGCATCCGATCACCTTGGGTGTGTCCAAGCAGTTGATACCGGTCTATGACAAG includes these proteins:
- a CDS encoding arsenate reductase/protein-tyrosine-phosphatase family protein: MRILFVCTGNICRSPIAERLSVAAAAPMGIADFTATSAGVHAMIGHPIHELAADVLVRLGGDPTGFTARQLTPPIAFDADLVLTMTEVQRTAVLELAPRQFRKTFTLGQAALLASTYGPRSVADLAALRPRLPEHHPAEVADPIGLDLETFEAVGQQIAALLPPVLTLCR